The following are encoded in a window of Candidatus Methylomirabilota bacterium genomic DNA:
- a CDS encoding peptide ABC transporter substrate-binding protein — protein sequence MQEHELRHLIGQVKAGTLSRRAFVQTMLGLGLTAPMAAQMLAHAGVAQAQTKGAAMFNPTKRGGGGQLKVLWWQAPTLLNPHFATGTKDQDGSRIFYEPLASYDPDGNLFPVLAAEVPSVQNGGVSKDGRSVTWKLKKGVTWHDGKPFTSADVVFNWEFVKDPKTAARTIGSYTDIDKIDVLDSHTVRLVFKKPVPFWANAFCGVNGMIIPKHLFEPYLGEKSREAPNNLKPVGTGPFKFVDFKPGDIVKGDLNPSYHVPNRPFFDSIEMKGGGDAVSAARAVMQTGEYDYAWNMQVEDEILKRFEQGGRGKASIVTTGNIEHIQCNQTDPWTEVDGERSSLKTKHPFLTDPAVRQALSMLVDRASVQEQIYGRTALTTANFLNAPAPFVSKNNRWEFNVDKANQILEAAGWKKGADGIRAKDGKKLKMVYQTSINAPRQKTQAIVKQACAKAGIEIEIKSVVASVFFSSDPANLDTYPHFSTDLQMYTVTETMPDPQDFMLQFTPWEIASKENKWQGRNITRWQSEEYGKLHKAAEAEVDPVKRAALFIQMNDMVIKNVVVIPVAWRPRVSAISNKLKVAQSGWDSDFWQLPFWHKEA from the coding sequence ATGCAAGAGCACGAACTGAGGCACCTGATCGGCCAGGTCAAGGCTGGGACGCTGAGCCGCCGCGCCTTCGTCCAGACCATGCTGGGGCTCGGGTTGACCGCTCCCATGGCGGCCCAGATGCTTGCCCACGCCGGAGTCGCCCAGGCCCAGACCAAGGGCGCCGCGATGTTCAATCCGACAAAGCGCGGGGGCGGCGGGCAGCTCAAGGTGCTCTGGTGGCAGGCGCCCACCCTGCTGAACCCGCACTTCGCCACCGGCACCAAGGACCAGGACGGCTCGCGCATCTTCTACGAGCCGCTGGCCTCCTACGACCCGGACGGCAACCTGTTCCCGGTGCTGGCCGCCGAGGTGCCGTCGGTCCAGAACGGCGGGGTGAGCAAGGACGGCCGGTCGGTGACGTGGAAGCTCAAGAAGGGCGTGACCTGGCACGACGGCAAGCCGTTCACGTCGGCCGACGTGGTCTTCAACTGGGAGTTCGTCAAGGATCCCAAGACCGCCGCGCGGACGATCGGCTCCTACACCGACATCGACAAGATCGACGTGCTGGACAGCCATACCGTCCGGCTCGTCTTCAAGAAGCCGGTGCCGTTCTGGGCCAACGCCTTCTGCGGCGTGAACGGCATGATCATTCCCAAGCACCTCTTCGAGCCCTACCTGGGCGAGAAGTCGCGGGAGGCGCCCAACAATCTGAAGCCGGTCGGCACCGGCCCCTTCAAGTTCGTGGACTTCAAGCCGGGCGACATCGTGAAAGGCGACCTGAACCCGAGCTACCACGTGCCCAACCGCCCGTTCTTCGACTCGATCGAGATGAAGGGCGGCGGCGACGCGGTCTCGGCGGCGCGCGCGGTCATGCAGACCGGTGAGTACGACTACGCCTGGAACATGCAGGTCGAGGACGAGATCCTCAAGCGCTTCGAGCAGGGCGGCCGCGGCAAGGCGAGCATCGTCACCACCGGTAACATCGAGCACATCCAGTGCAACCAGACCGACCCGTGGACGGAGGTCGACGGCGAGCGCTCCAGCCTCAAGACCAAGCATCCCTTCCTGACCGACCCCGCGGTGCGCCAGGCCCTGAGCATGCTGGTCGATCGCGCCTCGGTGCAGGAGCAGATCTACGGGCGCACCGCGCTCACCACCGCCAACTTCCTGAACGCCCCGGCCCCGTTCGTGTCCAAGAACAACCGCTGGGAGTTCAACGTCGACAAGGCCAACCAGATCCTGGAGGCGGCAGGCTGGAAGAAGGGCGCCGACGGCATCCGGGCCAAGGACGGCAAGAAGCTGAAGATGGTATACCAGACCTCGATCAACGCTCCCCGTCAGAAGACGCAGGCCATCGTCAAGCAGGCTTGCGCCAAGGCCGGCATCGAGATCGAGATCAAGTCGGTGGTCGCGTCGGTGTTCTTCTCGTCGGACCCGGCCAACCTCGATACGTACCCGCACTTCTCCACCGACCTCCAGATGTACACCGTCACCGAGACCATGCCCGATCCCCAGGACTTCATGCTCCAGTTCACGCCCTGGGAGATCGCGTCGAAGGAGAACAAGTGGCAGGGCCGCAACATCACCCGCTGGCAGAGCGAGGAGTACGGCAAGCTCCACAAGGCGGCCGAGGCCGAGGTGGATCCGGTCAAGCGGGCGGCATTGTTCATCCAGATGAACGACATGGTGATCAAGAACGTGGTAGTGATCCCGGTGGCCTGGCGGCCGCGGGTCTCCGCGATCAGCAACAAGCTCAAGGTCGCCCAAAGCGGCTGGGACTCGGACTTCTGGCAGCTGCCGTTCTGGCACAAGGAGGCGTAG
- the pdxA gene encoding 4-hydroxythreonine-4-phosphate dehydrogenase PdxA, translating into MTAARVPVLGITMGDPAGVGPEIIAKALAQPEVAAACKAVVIGDRSVMEATLTLLRSPLRLHAVKSIDACRFEPGALECLDLANVDAAALPKSTVSAEAGRAAYAYIETGVRLCQAGAIDGIVTAPVNKEALAAAGVQHSGHTEILARLTDTKDFAMLLMGKELRVIHVTTHVALRRVPDLVTRERVGRVIHLAQQTMTGLGRPRARIAVCGLNPHAGEDGLFGDEEKTQIIPAVEDARRAGLDVHGPLPADTVFSRARGGEFDIVVAMYHDQGHVPVKTLGFNYDEKSGTWTGLSGVNVTVGLPFLRVSVDHGTAFDRAWKGIANPESMLEALDVAVRMLGARG; encoded by the coding sequence GTGACCGCCGCTCGCGTTCCCGTGCTCGGCATCACCATGGGCGACCCCGCCGGGGTCGGCCCGGAGATCATCGCCAAGGCGCTGGCGCAGCCCGAGGTCGCGGCGGCGTGCAAGGCGGTGGTCATCGGCGACCGGTCGGTGATGGAGGCGACGCTGACGCTGCTCCGGTCGCCGCTGCGGTTGCACGCGGTCAAATCCATCGACGCATGCCGCTTCGAGCCGGGCGCGCTCGAGTGCCTCGACCTGGCCAACGTGGATGCGGCCGCGCTGCCGAAATCCACGGTCAGCGCCGAGGCCGGCCGCGCCGCGTACGCCTACATCGAGACCGGCGTGCGGCTCTGTCAGGCCGGCGCCATCGACGGCATCGTCACCGCGCCGGTCAACAAGGAAGCGCTCGCCGCGGCGGGCGTGCAGCACTCCGGGCACACCGAGATCCTGGCCCGGCTCACCGACACGAAGGACTTCGCGATGCTCCTGATGGGCAAGGAGCTGCGCGTCATCCATGTCACCACCCACGTGGCGCTGCGCCGCGTGCCGGACCTGGTCACCCGCGAGCGCGTCGGCCGCGTCATCCACCTGGCCCAGCAGACCATGACCGGCCTGGGCCGCCCGCGGGCCCGCATCGCGGTGTGCGGGCTCAATCCGCACGCGGGCGAGGACGGCCTCTTCGGCGACGAGGAGAAGACGCAGATCATCCCGGCGGTCGAGGACGCGCGGCGGGCCGGGCTCGACGTGCACGGTCCGCTGCCCGCCGACACGGTCTTCTCCCGCGCCCGCGGGGGCGAGTTCGACATCGTGGTCGCGATGTACCACGACCAGGGACACGTGCCGGTGAAGACACTCGGCTTCAACTACGACGAGAAGAGCGGCACCTGGACCGGGCTGTCCGGCGTCAACGTCACGGTCGGGCTGCCGTTCCTCCGCGTGTCGGTCGACCACGGGACCGCGTTCGACCGGGCCTGGAAGGGCATCGCCAATCCCGAGAGCATGCTGGAGGCTCTGGACGTCGCGGTGCGCATGCTCGGCGCCCGCGGTTGA
- a CDS encoding four-carbon acid sugar kinase family protein codes for MAASASQVVTIVADDLTGACDTGCLFAGAGPVGVIAEPDLSSSDRPVITIDTESRMLPPEAAGAAVRASAQRLRQRLATGHVFKKIDSTMRGSVAAELAALLEHGFSGALVCPAFPAQRRVVRDGCLLVDSVPVHESPIGRDPAFRATTSDMLGLLAGVRPVARLGLEEVRAGREKVAHRLEQHRGAVVAADAETDADLAGLAEAALIVSRTLVAGSAGLGRALSRALGGGVPIVPLPHGRAWLVVIGSLHPTSRALVDGAALSVPVVVAGSQNHTDPAPAIAALASGRPAVVASVTTPVSREDILRSLAQTATEILEAAAPDLVAVTGGDTAYALIRALGPRRFDLVGAPADGLALGRLVLRGGREISLLTKAGGFRSTVFDALLGGTS; via the coding sequence ATGGCGGCAAGCGCATCCCAGGTTGTCACGATCGTCGCCGATGACCTGACCGGCGCCTGCGACACCGGCTGCCTGTTCGCGGGAGCCGGACCGGTCGGAGTGATCGCCGAGCCCGATCTGTCGTCCTCGGACCGGCCCGTCATCACCATCGACACCGAGAGCCGAATGCTGCCCCCCGAGGCGGCCGGTGCCGCGGTGCGCGCGAGCGCACAGCGGCTGCGCCAGCGGCTGGCGACCGGTCACGTCTTCAAGAAGATCGACTCGACGATGCGCGGCTCGGTGGCCGCGGAGCTGGCCGCGCTGCTCGAGCACGGCTTCTCCGGCGCGCTCGTCTGCCCCGCGTTCCCGGCTCAGCGGCGCGTCGTTCGTGATGGTTGCCTCCTCGTCGATTCCGTTCCCGTCCACGAGTCCCCGATCGGCCGCGACCCCGCGTTTCGCGCGACCACCTCGGACATGCTGGGCCTGCTCGCGGGCGTGCGCCCGGTCGCCCGGCTCGGCCTGGAGGAAGTCCGCGCCGGCCGCGAGAAGGTCGCCCACCGACTCGAGCAGCACCGGGGCGCGGTGGTCGCCGCCGACGCGGAGACCGACGCCGATCTGGCCGGCCTCGCCGAGGCCGCGCTGATCGTGTCCCGCACCCTCGTCGCGGGATCGGCGGGTCTCGGCCGGGCCCTGAGCCGCGCGCTCGGCGGCGGCGTGCCGATCGTGCCGCTGCCGCACGGCCGCGCCTGGCTCGTCGTGATCGGCAGCCTGCATCCGACCAGCCGCGCCCTCGTGGATGGAGCAGCCCTCTCGGTGCCTGTCGTCGTCGCCGGCTCGCAAAACCATACCGATCCCGCGCCGGCCATCGCGGCGCTGGCGAGCGGCCGGCCCGCGGTGGTCGCGAGCGTCACGACGCCGGTGTCGCGCGAGGACATCCTGAGAAGCCTCGCGCAGACCGCGACCGAGATCCTCGAGGCGGCCGCGCCCGATCTCGTGGCGGTCACCGGGGGCGACACCGCCTACGCGCTGATCCGGGCGCTCGGGCCGCGGCGCTTCGACCTCGTCGGCGCCCCGGCCGACGGGCTGGCCCTGGGCCGCCTCGTCCTGCGCGGGGGACGTGAGATCTCGCTGCTCACCAAGGCGGGCGGATTCCGCTCGACCGTGTTCGACGCCCTCCTGGGAGGAACCTCGTGA
- a CDS encoding ABC transporter permease translates to MSRYLLRRLLIMIPVLAGISLVLFTILCLAPGDPFEELATNPNVPPEVRANLRHQFGLDDPIPVRYLRWFTSMLKGDWGFSFVSRIDVGTLILQRLPTTLWVLGLAQLLGLLVALPVGIYAAVRPYSLFDQVSTTLAFIGFSLPTFFTGILFILFFSIYLDWLPFIYRADISATGWRWYWENLRQAIMPVAVLGLFQGAAMTRFVRSAVLEIVRLDYINTARAKGLSERVTILKHVVRNALIPVVTLVALQIPGIFTGAVITEQIFRVPGIGSLLITSILANDTPVIMAITFVFSCLVVVFNLVADLLYGWLDPRISYR, encoded by the coding sequence ATGTCCAGGTATCTCCTGCGCCGGCTGCTGATCATGATCCCCGTGCTCGCGGGGATCAGCCTGGTGCTGTTCACGATCCTGTGCCTCGCCCCTGGCGATCCCTTCGAGGAGCTCGCCACCAACCCGAATGTCCCGCCGGAGGTGCGCGCGAACCTCCGGCACCAGTTCGGCCTCGACGATCCGATCCCGGTGCGCTACCTCCGCTGGTTCACCTCGATGCTCAAGGGCGACTGGGGCTTCTCGTTCGTGAGCCGCATCGACGTGGGCACCCTGATCTTACAGCGCCTGCCCACCACGCTCTGGGTGCTCGGCCTGGCCCAGCTCCTGGGGCTGCTGGTCGCGTTGCCGGTCGGCATCTACGCGGCGGTAAGGCCGTATTCGCTGTTCGACCAGGTCTCGACGACGCTGGCCTTCATCGGCTTCTCGTTGCCCACCTTCTTCACCGGCATCCTGTTCATCCTCTTCTTCAGCATCTATCTGGACTGGCTGCCGTTCATCTACCGCGCCGACATCAGCGCCACCGGCTGGCGCTGGTACTGGGAAAATCTGCGCCAGGCCATCATGCCGGTGGCGGTGCTCGGCCTCTTCCAGGGTGCGGCGATGACCCGGTTCGTGCGCTCGGCGGTGCTGGAGATCGTGCGGCTCGACTACATCAATACCGCGCGGGCCAAGGGGCTGTCGGAGCGGGTGACGATCCTCAAGCACGTGGTGCGCAACGCCCTCATCCCGGTGGTCACCCTGGTGGCCCTGCAGATCCCCGGCATCTTCACCGGGGCGGTCATCACCGAGCAGATCTTCCGTGTGCCCGGCATCGGCTCGCTACTGATCACCTCGATCCTGGCCAACGACACTCCGGTGATCATGGCGATCACCTTCGTGTTCTCCTGTCTCGTGGTCGTCTTCAACCTGGTCGCGGACCTGCTGTACGGCTGGCTCGATCCGCGCATCTCGTATCGCTAG
- a CDS encoding cytochrome c biogenesis protein CcdA: MSESLGVLVAFSAGLFSFLSPCVLPLFPSYLSFITGMSVDRLTHEVSAGARTRVLLHSVAFIVGFSVVFVSLGASFSAAGQFLLDYRDWIRIGGGVLIIVFGLYIAGVLRVGIFGRTQQMQIRSKPAGLIGSFLVGLTFAIGWTPCVGPILGSILTLASNDKTIGQGITLLLSYSAGLGLPFLLSSVALGAFLRFFKRYRPFIPAVERAAGVLLVVVGILVATNYYVLLNSWAISLTPEWLLKRL, translated from the coding sequence ATGAGCGAGTCCCTCGGCGTCCTGGTGGCCTTCTCGGCCGGGCTCTTCTCGTTCCTCTCCCCGTGCGTGTTGCCGCTGTTCCCGTCGTACCTGTCCTTCATCACCGGGATGTCGGTGGACCGGCTCACTCACGAGGTCAGCGCGGGGGCGCGGACCCGCGTGCTCCTGCACTCGGTGGCCTTCATCGTCGGCTTCAGCGTGGTCTTCGTGAGCCTGGGCGCGTCCTTCAGCGCGGCGGGTCAGTTCCTGCTGGACTACCGGGACTGGATCCGGATCGGCGGCGGCGTGCTGATCATCGTGTTCGGGCTGTACATCGCGGGCGTGCTCCGCGTCGGCATCTTCGGGCGGACCCAGCAGATGCAGATCCGGAGCAAGCCGGCCGGGCTCATCGGGTCCTTCCTGGTCGGGCTGACCTTCGCGATTGGCTGGACGCCCTGCGTGGGGCCGATCCTGGGCTCCATCCTGACCCTCGCCAGCAACGACAAGACCATCGGGCAGGGGATCACGCTGCTGCTGTCCTACTCGGCCGGGCTCGGGCTGCCGTTCCTGCTCTCCTCGGTGGCGCTGGGCGCGTTCCTGCGCTTCTTCAAGCGCTACCGCCCGTTCATCCCGGCGGTGGAGCGCGCGGCCGGCGTGCTGCTCGTGGTGGTGGGCATCCTCGTCGCCACGAACTACTACGTGCTGCTGAACTCCTGGGCCATCAGCCTCACTCCCGAGTGGCTGCTGAAGCGCCTCTAA
- a CDS encoding peptide ABC transporter substrate-binding protein produces MDDHNLRELISQVKAGHLGRRAFVQAMIGLGLTAPMAAQLLAPAGVAHAQAKAPAFTPTKRGGGGLLKALWWQAPTLLNPHFATGTKDQDASRIFYEPLAAFDPDGNVIPILAAETPSVQNGGLARDLTSVTWRIKKGVTWHDGKPLTADDVVFTYEFVSDPATAAVTSGSYREISKLEKVDSHAVKLTFSKPQPFWADPFCGVRGAIIPKHVFDPFRGAKSREAPANLRPVGTGAYKLVDFKPGDTVRGEANAAYHVPNRPFFDAIEMKGGGDAASAARAVLQTGEYDYAWNLQVEDDLLRRLEQGGKGRVNIWPTGNPEHMQCNFSDPWTDVEGERSHVKTAHPVLSDPAVRQALNLLVDRSAVQEEIYGRGGQTTANFLNAPTRFFSKNTRWEFSVDRANQVLDAAGWKRGGDGIRAKDGKRLKFLFQTSINAPRQKNQAIVKQAAAKAGIEIEIKSVVASVFFSSDAANTDTYPHFYADLQMYNTTMTAPDPGYFMNQFCSWEVSQKANKWQGRNVTRFRSDEYDRTYKAADSEIDPVKRAALFVKMNDIVISNVVVIPVLWRNGVSGAAHALQGMDLTGWDSTFWRLPYWHKQA; encoded by the coding sequence ATGGACGATCACAACCTCCGCGAGCTGATCTCCCAGGTGAAGGCGGGCCATCTCGGCCGTCGTGCGTTCGTTCAGGCCATGATCGGCCTGGGCCTCACCGCGCCGATGGCCGCACAGCTGCTCGCCCCGGCCGGAGTGGCCCACGCGCAGGCGAAGGCGCCGGCGTTCACCCCGACGAAGCGCGGGGGCGGCGGGCTCCTGAAAGCGCTCTGGTGGCAGGCGCCCACGCTGCTGAATCCCCACTTCGCCACCGGCACCAAGGACCAGGACGCCTCGCGCATCTTCTACGAGCCGCTCGCCGCCTTCGATCCCGACGGCAACGTGATCCCGATCCTCGCCGCGGAGACGCCCAGCGTCCAGAACGGCGGGCTCGCCCGCGATCTCACCTCGGTGACCTGGCGCATCAAGAAGGGCGTGACGTGGCACGACGGCAAGCCGCTCACCGCCGACGACGTGGTCTTCACTTACGAGTTCGTCTCGGATCCCGCCACCGCCGCGGTCACCAGCGGGTCGTACCGCGAGATCTCGAAGCTCGAGAAGGTCGACAGCCACGCCGTCAAGCTCACGTTCAGCAAGCCCCAGCCGTTCTGGGCCGACCCGTTCTGCGGGGTGCGGGGCGCCATCATCCCCAAGCACGTCTTCGATCCGTTCCGGGGAGCCAAGAGCCGCGAGGCGCCCGCGAACCTTCGTCCGGTCGGGACCGGCGCCTACAAGCTCGTCGACTTCAAGCCGGGCGACACGGTGCGGGGCGAGGCGAATGCCGCGTATCACGTGCCGAACCGGCCCTTCTTCGACGCGATCGAGATGAAGGGCGGCGGCGACGCGGCCTCCGCCGCGCGGGCGGTGCTGCAGACCGGCGAATACGACTACGCGTGGAACCTGCAGGTCGAGGACGACCTCCTGCGCCGGCTCGAGCAGGGCGGCAAGGGACGCGTCAACATCTGGCCCACCGGCAATCCCGAGCACATGCAGTGCAACTTCAGCGACCCGTGGACCGACGTGGAGGGCGAGCGGTCGCACGTGAAGACCGCGCATCCCGTCCTCTCGGATCCCGCGGTGCGCCAGGCCCTCAACCTGCTGGTGGACCGCTCCGCGGTGCAGGAGGAGATCTACGGCCGCGGCGGGCAGACCACCGCGAACTTCCTGAACGCGCCCACGCGGTTCTTCTCCAAGAACACCCGGTGGGAGTTCAGCGTGGATCGCGCCAACCAGGTCCTCGACGCGGCCGGCTGGAAGCGAGGCGGCGACGGCATCCGGGCCAAGGACGGCAAGCGCCTGAAGTTCCTCTTCCAGACCTCGATCAACGCCCCCCGCCAGAAGAACCAGGCCATCGTCAAGCAGGCCGCGGCCAAGGCGGGCATCGAGATCGAGATCAAGTCCGTGGTGGCCTCGGTGTTCTTCTCCTCGGATGCCGCGAACACCGACACCTACCCGCACTTCTACGCCGACCTGCAGATGTACAACACCACCATGACCGCGCCGGACCCCGGCTACTTCATGAACCAGTTCTGCTCGTGGGAGGTCTCGCAGAAGGCCAACAAGTGGCAGGGCCGCAACGTCACCCGCTTCCGCAGCGACGAGTACGACCGGACCTACAAGGCAGCGGACAGCGAGATCGACCCGGTCAAGCGGGCGGCCCTGTTCGTCAAGATGAACGACATCGTCATCTCCAACGTGGTGGTGATCCCGGTGCTCTGGCGCAACGGAGTCTCGGGCGCCGCCCACGCGCTGCAGGGCATGGACCTGACCGGGTGGGATTCCACCTTCTGGCGCCTGCCCTACTGGCACAAGCAGGCATAG
- a CDS encoding TlpA disulfide reductase family protein, producing the protein MKSRLVVALLLTVAALAWAWLPSREGMSAEDPVAALSLIRPKPVKDAPEFQVRTPDDHTIRLADLRGKVVFLNFWATWCEPCREEMPSMERLHRAYKDRGLVVLAISLDAQGASVVNPFVKKFAITFPVGLDPKMAVRETYGVWAVPSTFLIDKQGKRVLFANGAREWDGKAAHALMDSLLK; encoded by the coding sequence GTGAAATCTCGCCTCGTCGTGGCGCTGCTGCTCACGGTCGCCGCGCTGGCGTGGGCGTGGCTGCCGAGCCGCGAGGGGATGTCCGCCGAGGATCCGGTGGCGGCGCTCTCCCTGATCCGTCCCAAGCCGGTGAAGGACGCGCCGGAATTCCAGGTGCGCACGCCCGACGACCACACGATCCGGCTCGCGGACCTGCGCGGCAAGGTCGTGTTCCTCAACTTCTGGGCGACGTGGTGCGAGCCGTGCCGGGAGGAGATGCCGAGCATGGAGCGTCTGCACCGCGCCTACAAGGATCGCGGCCTGGTGGTCCTGGCCATCTCCCTCGACGCACAGGGGGCGAGCGTGGTGAATCCGTTCGTGAAGAAGTTCGCGATCACCTTCCCGGTCGGGCTCGATCCCAAGATGGCGGTGCGGGAGACCTACGGGGTGTGGGCGGTGCCGTCCACCTTCCTCATCGACAAGCAGGGCAAGCGCGTGCTGTTCGCCAACGGCGCGCGCGAGTGGGACGGCAAGGCGGCCCACGCGTTGATGGACTCGCTGCTCAAATGA